Proteins found in one Cyprinus carpio isolate SPL01 chromosome B10, ASM1834038v1, whole genome shotgun sequence genomic segment:
- the LOC109075956 gene encoding molybdopterin synthase sulfur carrier subunit isoform X1, with protein sequence MNTEQVSVLYFAKSAELTGLKAENITVPSNISSLQLWQHLETRHPRLSVLRDQVVLAVCQEYVPLGEQLLTLRDGDEVAVIPPLSGG encoded by the exons ATGAATACCGAG CAGGTGTCGGTTCTGTACTTTGCAAAAAGTGCCGAATTAACGGGACTTAAAGCAGAAAACATAACGGTTCCGTCAAACATATCCTCTCTACAGCTGTGGCAGCATTTGGAGACCAGACATCCAAG ACTCTCTGTGTTACGGGATCAGGTGGTTCTGGCCGTGTGTCAGGAGTACGTGCCTCTGGGAGAGCAGCTCCTGACCCTCAGAGACGGGGACGAGGTGGCCGTTATACCGCCCCTCAGTGGAGGCTAA
- the LOC109075956 gene encoding molybdopterin synthase sulfur carrier subunit isoform X2, giving the protein MNTEVSVLYFAKSAELTGLKAENITVPSNISSLQLWQHLETRHPRLSVLRDQVVLAVCQEYVPLGEQLLTLRDGDEVAVIPPLSGG; this is encoded by the exons ATGAATACCGAG GTGTCGGTTCTGTACTTTGCAAAAAGTGCCGAATTAACGGGACTTAAAGCAGAAAACATAACGGTTCCGTCAAACATATCCTCTCTACAGCTGTGGCAGCATTTGGAGACCAGACATCCAAG ACTCTCTGTGTTACGGGATCAGGTGGTTCTGGCCGTGTGTCAGGAGTACGTGCCTCTGGGAGAGCAGCTCCTGACCCTCAGAGACGGGGACGAGGTGGCCGTTATACCGCCCCTCAGTGGAGGCTAA
- the LOC109075899 gene encoding molybdopterin synthase catalytic subunit, producing MAADGGQDLITLTTDKLSADGVSESVTCPSCGAVSLFIGTTRDHFEGKKVIRLEYEAYSPMAESELRKICREIRTKWPSVRHINIQHRLGVVPITEASVIIGISSPHRSDSLEAVKYCINTLKATVPIWKKEIYESGEPCWKENKECLWADTGKDPK from the exons aTGGCTGCAGATGGGGGTCAGGATCTGATTACACTCACTACTGACAAGCTTTCTGCTGATGGTGTTTCTGAATCTGTTACGTGTCCCTCCTGTGGTGCTGTATCTCTGTTTATTG GAACTACCAGAGATCATTTTGAGGGGAAGAAAGTGATCCGGCTTGAATATGAGGCATACAGTCCAATGGCAGAGTCAGAGCTCAGGAAGATCTGCAGAGAGATCCGGACAAAGTGGCCCAGCGTCAGACACATTAACATACAGCATAGACTTGG TGTGGTTCCTATAACAGAAGCAAGTGTTATAATAGGGATCTCATCACCGCACAGAAGTGATTCCCTGGAGGCGGTGAAGTACTGCATCAACACACTCAAAGCTACTGTGCCAATCTGGAAAAAG GAAATATACGAGTCTGGGGAGCCGTGCTGGAAAGAGAACAAGGAGTGTTTGTGGGCGGATACTGGGAAAGATCCCAAATAA